A segment of the Entelurus aequoreus isolate RoL-2023_Sb linkage group LG23, RoL_Eaeq_v1.1, whole genome shotgun sequence genome:
TATTAAGAGCATGTAAAAATTCAacccctaccttgtttacttccgtgacgacctccttaaagttttttaatcaagcagttaaaatgtgccaaacatggataagtgtggagaaaatgttttcccatcatcccttgtaatggatttaaataagtcaaagtcaaagagtcaaagttccaatgattgtcacacacacactaggtgtggtgaaatttgtcctctgcatttgacccatccccatgttcaccccctgggaggtgaggggagcagtgagcagcagcggtgccgcgctcaGGGAAAAATGTGtagttttgaatttttttatgctgattggactttttttaaataatatccacaaagttcaatgaccaGGTTGTGTTGtgcgtgaccatgtttgttgaatatTTGTGctggtttgattttttttttctgcaccatgactagggaaggttgtttggattgggtcatatagttAAATGCTGTGCACCTATACACACTGATGTACAATTCATGTACACTGACTAAAGTTACTTTATTTGGCTCCCAGATTGCGACAAATTAGCAGCTATCAGACTGCTGattatttgtatattatatgaaaaCACACCGCCTGGCCAAATTGCTAACTGGACTCAGTCCCGTTTCGTGGCCCAAATTGAAGAggtagtttggacaccactgctctaGTATCTTTAGAAATGTTCTGCAaaaatttttgttttgaactGAACACGGGGAGAGGTCCACCAAATGAATAAATAGCAcacatgtttttaaaaacactcaTAGGCTTCCATACTGACCTTGCGCACTTTTTGGAAGTAAAGCTCAGGCAAAGCGTGGAGCCAGTAGGCCAACTGAGTGAGGTAGAAAAACTTCTCTTGGAACCTGGAACACAGGAAAGTGTTACATACACACGTTATTTAGCAGGATTAAAGACAGATTatagacacttttttttaaacatacactatattgccaaaagtatttggccacccgctttgactcacatatgaacttgaagtgccatcccattcctaacccatagggttcaatatgatgtgggtccaccttttgcagctattacagcttcaactcttctgggaaggctgtccacaaggttgcagaatgTGTTTaaaggaattttcaaccattcttccaaaagcgcattggtaagGTAACactgaaggcctggctctcagtctccgttctaattcatcccaaaggtgttctatcgggttcaagtcaggactctgcaggccagtcaagttcatccacaccagactcttgtcatccatgtttttatggacaTTTCTTTGTGCACTGGtaaacagtcatgttggaagatgaAGGggctgttcccacaaggttggaagcatggaatcgtccaaaatgttttggtattctagagattggggtgtgggggggggcagggtttggtggtagcgggggtgtatattgtagcgtcccggaagagttagtgctgcaagggattctgggtatttgttctgttgtgtttatgttgtgttacgatgcggatgttctcccgaaatgtgtttgtcattcttgtttggtgtgggttcacagtgtggtgcatatttgtaacagtgataaagttgtttatacggcctccctcagtgtgacctgtatggttgttgatcaagtatgcgttgcattcactcatgtgtgtgtaaaagacatatatattatgtgattgggctggcacgctgtttgtaaggaGGGAAAACGGATTTGACgaaaggttgtagaggacgttaaaggcagtgcctttaaggcacgcccccaatattgttgtccgagcggaaatcaggagaaattcgtgagaatggttgccccgggagattttcgagaggggcactgaaattcgggagtctcccgggaaaatcgggagggtttgcaagtatgttcggaactaaggggccaagcccaactcctaaaaaacaaccccacatcataattcctccaccaaatttcacactgcacaatgtagtccgaaatgtaacgttctcctggcaacctccaaacccagactcgtccatcagattgccagatggaaaagtgtgattcatcactccagagaacgcttttccactgctctagagtcctagatgtttgtagaaacagtgcctaagtgcttgattttatacacctgtggccggccgGGCCAAGGGATTAGGACACCGCAttgtgatcatttggatgggtggccaaatacttttggctataTGGTGTACTTTCAGCTGTGCAAGATTATGCATTCATCATACCTGAGGTGTGCATGTGGATAATTTTCCCAAAGTCTGCTGGGATGCAGAATATATCCTTCCTGTGTGAAGAGACTGTTAGAATCCCTTTAAAAAAACACTAGTAATGTAGTGTAGCTCACCGTTATAAGGACGTAGAAGCTCCACACACTGGACACCAAGTGAAACACACACAGTTGACCTGATTCGTTGAACTTGGTGTTCTTGCTCTTTGACAGATGTAGGCGTTTGTTGATTTTCTGCAGTGGGAGGACGGATGCGCACGGCGGGTTACAAATTTTGCTGACTCAACGGTTATGTGAGTCATAAAAATAACTGGGTTAAGAAAACAGACGGACCTTGTGCTATTTGTGGCTGACGCGGAACAAAGcagggaaaatatgttttttggaaTGTTTAAAGACGCCCACACTCGTTTGGTCGAAAGGTAGATGGACGCAATTTTGGAAAGCTATGTGATGTATAAGATGATTGAAGTAGCTCAGGTTCTAAGGTAAAACTGATACatgttcatttgaccattgagtttattctttttatttttccagtatcaaatggttcaagtcgatcaaaacatttttatagtttaccgtattttccggactataaagcgcacttaaaatcatttttcgtcaaaactcgacagtgcgccttataaccctgtgtgcctaatgtaaggattaagtttggttgagcttaccacctcaaagatattttatttggtacatggtgtaatgataagggtgaccagtagatggcagtcaaacataagagataagtgtaggctgcactatgatggcaatatgtctcaagtaaacaacaccaacaaaaatctatcaaaatgttttagtacgactttggtaagctatgaagcctcaccgcttgaaggattgtcagtgcattaaacatatgagtatcattatggtgtgtgtattaggtaagacatattatttggcgttttacttcgcaatataatgcaaaagcaacttttcttaccttctggtacctgctgatctgtatttgggatctgcataaatcctgaaaaattgcgcacatccgcctttgtagtcgataagctgcttatttttctctatcttcttgttatgggacattcatcctccgctgttgccatttctaatataaagtagtgtaaagttcttacttatatcggtcagtacctactcagtggcctagtggttagagtgtccgccctgagatgggtaggttgtgagttcaaaccccggccgagtcataccaaagactataaaaatgggacccattacctccctgcttggcactcagcatcaagggttggaattgggggttaaatcaccaaaaattattcccgggcgcggccactgctgctgcccactgctcccctcacctcccagggggtgaacaagggtgatgggttaaatgcagagaattatttcgccacaccttgtgtgtgtgacaatcattgctactttaactttaactttttaaacttgccataaaagtgctaaaacataccggtgcagtgagtttacattattcaccaaaagaactttagttattaagagTTTCGGTCGgagggtttttcacgggacacatttccagtgttgtttccggatgaaaagatgctgctccgttattgatttaagtaaagtctgaatgtcattaatgtCATTGGACGCTTCTtccatgctacaccgctacaacaaagatgacggggagaagacactgccgaaggtgagccacgcaaataagaccgcccacaaaacggcgcatcctgaagcgactgtcagaaagcgacttgaagaagatgtgtaaaacatcatctatgcaacattttgacaaaagaaccaccattacatgttatgtagaccacaaggaagtgttttacatttagaaaaaaaagataataatatgacccctttaatgcgccctataatccggtgccccttttgcatgaaaatagacctgattagacccgctcatcggcagtgcgccttataatccggtgtgccctatggtccagaaaatcagGTACAATGgcgttctgtttgtattgtttcagtttcgtaaattcaccaaaccgtcactgtggacttattgagtctgtttagctgattggagagccagcttctgcagctagcgtgtccatgacgatgacttctgttttgtgtgatcagctgtttggaaacaattaaggtaccgtatttttcggactacaagtcgcagtttttttcatagtttggccgggggtgcaacttatactcagaagcgacttatgtgtgaaattattaacacaataccgtaaaatatcaaataatattatttagctcattcacgtaagagactagacgtataagattacatcggatttagcgattaggagtgacagattgtttggtaatatatatatatataaagattatTTTCTTCTGAAATTTGGTGGGTACGGtgtgctctatagcccggaaagttCGAGAGTAAGAAAAGATAAACGCATGTTATTCCCAGGCTTTTGCAGGCTACAAAAAATTATGTGGAGGGCCAGATcgggcccccaggccttgagtttgacacattgaTTTCATTTTTCAAAATGGTATCATTTTCTAATTTAACGTCAAGCACGAGGGAGCAGACTATCGGCAAAGTACCGAGCCACAGTGTCTCTGCAATAGTACTCACATCTAGCAGATACTCCTGCACCACTGCATGGAGGATGATGGCGATGAAGAAGTAGAAAACGACAGTGGCGCAATCCTTCCATCCGTAATGGTACATCGTCACTTCTCCTTCTAAAGGGACGGATATATGGTGAGTTTTACATGGTTACAATATTGAAATAAGCACAATGCAAAGGATGAGTACCTGGTGACAGTGTGGTGACATTGTACTGTGGCTGAATAAAAAATATGGCTGTCTTTGCTGTtgcctgaagaaaaaaaaagaatggtaGTAAATATAGTGTAAGGAGTGCTCCCTTAAAAACTTttagaaagttaaaaaaaaattgaaaatcaaatatttattttattgtaatgattcaagcggtaggaaatggatggatggattctaaaCCGGCGTCATTTGGGGCTTCCTGTAGGGTCAAGGAAGGTAGACCTCTGGTTGACACGTCAAATTAGGACACCTCTATGCATTAGAGGTAATTATATTGTCAACATTGAAGTGTCACATTGGAACATTTACACTGTTGTAACTAAACTAACTAAAGAAACTAGAAAGACGTGGAAATCCATCCACTACACAGGTCAACTGTGAACCCTAATAGAATGAAGGGCGTTTTGGAGCGATACTCGCGATGCCCGTTTATGTGACTTTTCCACTGAATTTGCCTTTAACATGTGCGTCTGTATGACAAACATGTACTTtgtgtggttgtttttttttgtttaaaaaaacaaacaaccggGGACGCGATAACAGTTAAAAAATTGAGACGTGGCAGTCAAAAATCCCTAGCGTCAAGGCAGTGGGATAAAAAACGCTTCCGCTTCCCTTTTGCCacgttcaaaataaaagcatcacctCGCGACGTGTACATAGGTGGAGTCTGAATATGAACGCCTCGCTCTTACTGCGAAGGCCGGTTGACCACTGTTTCCTTCTTAATGTGTAAAGTGACTTGATTCTTGTACTTGAAAAGTTAGTTTTGAGAGTAAAATGTGCGTTTATGCAGCTTAATTCGATGCACTCTTATGTAAAAGGTAAGGCAAATGTGATTGCAATACTTTGGACGACGTTTAAAAGCACCCTGGGATTCCAGTTGCTTAAAGTGAGATGGCGAGCACCTCCACCCTGACTTGAATTTGGATTTAAGATCCAACTTTGTGTAGCTACTCAATGTATCAATTTAGGGATTTTTAAATCAGCTTGCTACTTTTATATCGACTGTTAAATATCACAGGAGTAGCTCAACCCTACAGAAAGCTGTCGCCGCATTAGTTAAAGACAATTTACATAAACCCCCACCCACCCCTTTATAGCAAAGAAAAGTACAAGTTAAAAGCTGACCTTCgcaagtgtttacatgttttgaTGTCATAAAGCAGCTGATGAGTGGAGAAAAAAGGCGAATAGAGTCCCCCTCACCTCAAACATCAATCCAATCAAAATGAATATCACCAAACTGAAGACGATATCGGCGTGGTTTTGGATGAGGAATTCCTGGCTGAAGAAAGGGTAACTCTTGTTTCTTCGGCGAAACGCCATGCTCTCGGCTACTATTGTAATAATTCAgctattttttcccccccttttaaCTACGAAGTTCAGCGTCAACTTTCCTAGCGGACTGCGCATGCGCGTCGTCTTAAAGGGCCAGTGACATAAATACCTCACTTTGAGGCCCTTTTACACCAAGGGGTTTTCAAACtcgttttagctcaggggccgcaaggAGGAAAAATCTCTTCccatgtgggccggactggtaaaaatcatggcataataacttaaaaataataaccacttcagattgtttttctttgtttttgctcTGATCAAAAATAGAATAGGCACATTATGAACATGTacattttactagagatgtccgataatgtcttttttgccgatattgtccaactcttaattaccgattccgatatcaaccgataccgatgtatacagtcgtggaattaacacattattgtgcctaattttgttgtgacgccgcgccggatgcattaaacaatgtaacaaggttttccaaaataaatcaactcaagttatgaaaaaaaatgccaacatggcactcccatatttattattgaagtcacaaagcgctttttttttttttaacatgcctcaaaactgcagcttggaatttgggacatgctctccctgagagagcatgaagaggttggggggggcagggttgaggtaTGGGGTGGGgagagggtagcgggggtgtatattgtagcgtcccgaaagagttagtgctgcaaggggttctgggtatttgtgctgttgtgcttatgttgtgttacggtgcggatgttctcccgaaatgtgtttgtcattcttgtttggtgtgggttcacagtgtggcgcatatttgtaacagtgttaaagttgtttatacggacaccctcagtgtgacctgtatggctgttgaccaagtatgccttgcattcacttgtgtgtgtgtgaaaag
Coding sequences within it:
- the tram2 gene encoding translocating chain-associated membrane protein 2; its protein translation is MAFRRRNKSYPFFSQEFLIQNHADIVFSLVIFILIGLMFEATAKTAIFFIQPQYNVTTLSPEGEVTMYHYGWKDCATVVFYFFIAIILHAVVQEYLLDKINKRLHLSKSKNTKFNESGQLCVFHLVSSVWSFYVLITEGYILHPSRLWENYPHAHLRFQEKFFYLTQLAYWLHALPELYFQKVRKEDISRRLQYISLYLLHILAAYLLNLNRVCLVLLFLQYLSELGFHIARLFYFTDENHQKMFDLWAVGFVFTRMSTLTLMFLVVGFGLARSENQVLDLETGNFNNVLIRLTVLLLVCLTQSWLLWKFIRFQLRRWREFRHEQAARKKTATKQALRPLKRDSLGHYENGFLKAENGASPRIKKLKSP